In Oxyura jamaicensis isolate SHBP4307 breed ruddy duck chromosome 20, BPBGC_Ojam_1.0, whole genome shotgun sequence, the following are encoded in one genomic region:
- the LOC118176718 gene encoding 1,25-dihydroxyvitamin D(3) 24-hydroxylase, mitochondrial encodes MGARSILLRHPALTCGHAVGRPRAASSLCALRGRGHPLAALPGPPSWPLMGSLPDVLWKGGLKRQHETLAEYHRRFGKIFRMKLGAFDSVHIAAPCLLEALYRRESACPQRLEIKPWKAYRDYRDEGYGLLILEGKDWQRVRSAFQKKLMKPSEVVKLDATINEVLEDFMYRIDEICNHNGQMEDVYSEFNKWSFESICLVLYGKRFGLLQQDVEEESLNFIKAVKTMMATFGMMMVTPVELHKGLNTKVWQAHTKAWDDIFKTAKHSIDCRLEKHSANPQEDFLCDIYSGGQLSKKELYAAIAELQIAGVETTANSLLWALYNISRNPHVQQKLLQEIRSILAANESPSAENLKNMPYLKACLKESMRLTPSVPFTTRTIDKEMVLGDYVLPKGTVLMINTHALGSNEEYFNGWTQFKPERWLQKNSINPFSHVPFGIGKRMCIGRRLAELQLHLALCWIIRKYQIVATDDKPVETLHSGILIPSRELPIAFHRR; translated from the exons ATGGGAGCCCGCAGCATCCTCCTCCGGCATCCCGCCCTCACCTGTGGCCACGCCGTCGGGAGGCCTCGGGCAGCCTCCTCCCTGTGCGCCCTGCGGGGCCGCGGGCACCCCCTGGCCGCCCTGCCCGGGCCCCCCAGCTGGCCGCTGATGGGCAGCTTGCCCGACGTCCTCTGGAAGGGGGGGCTCAAGAGGCAGCATGAGACGCTG GCCGAGTACCACAGGCGCTTCGGGAAGATTTTCCGCATGAAGCTGGGGGCTTTCGACTCGGTTCACAtcgcagccccctgcctgctgGAAGCCCTGTACCGCCGGGAGAGCGCCTGCCCCCAGCGCCTGGAGATCAAGCCCTGGAAAGCCTATCGGGACTATCGCGACGAGGGCTACGGGCTGCTGATCCT GGAAGGAAAGGACTGGCAGAGGGTGAGAAGCGCCTTCCAGAAGAAATTAATGAAGCCCAGCGAAGTTGTGAAACTGGATGCCACTATCAATGAG GTCCTGGAGGACTTCATGTATAGAATAGATGAAATTTGTAACCACAATGGACAAATGGAGGATGTATATTCGGAATTCAACAAATGGTCATTTGAAa GTATCTGCCTGGTGCTATATGGAAAGAGGTTTGGTCTCCTACAGCAGGATGTAGAAGAAGAAAGTCTGAATTTCATCAAGGCTGTAAAAACG ATGATGGCTACTTTTGGAATGATGATGGTGACCCCCGTGGAGCTTCACAAGGGTCTGAACACAAAAGTCTGGCAAGCTCATACTAAAGCATGGGATGACATATTTAAAACTG CCAAGCACTCAATTGACTGTCGGCTGGAAAAACACTCTGCAAATCCCCAGGAGGATTTCCTGTGCGACATCTACTCTGGAGGACAACTTTCTAAGAAGGAGCTGTATGCTGCCATCGCAGAGCTCCAGATTGCTGGAGTTGAAACG acgGCCAATAGCTTACTGTGGGCTTTGTACAACATTTCACGAAATCCACATGTTCAGCAGAAGCTTCTTCAGGAAATACGGAGTATTTTGGCTGCTAATGAAAGTCCAAGTGCTGAGAACTTGAAAAACATGCCTTACCTAAAAGCATGTCTGAAAGAATCCATGAG ATTAACACCATCTGTACCTTTTACCACTCGCACTATTGACAAAGAAATGGTTCTAGGAGATTATGTACTACCCAAAGGG ACAGTACTAATGATAAATACCCATGCCTTGGGTTCCAATGAAGAATACTTTAATGGCTGGACTCAGTTTAAACCAGAGCGCTGGCTTCAGAAGAACTCAATAAATCCCTTTTCTCATGTCCCATTTGGCATTGGGAAGCGGATGTGCATTGGACGTCGgttggcagagctgcagcttcaCTTGGCCCTTTGCTGG ATCATTCGCAAATACCAAATAGTGGCAACGGATGACAAGCCGGTGGAAACACTCCATTCAGGAATACTGATTCCCAGCCGGGAGCTCCCCATTGCATTTCACAGGCGATAA
- the PFDN4 gene encoding prefoldin subunit 4: protein MAATMKKAAAEDVNVTFEDQQKINKFARNTSRITELKEEIEVKKKQLQNLEDACDDIMMLDDGDSLLIPYQIGDVFISHSQEETQEMLEEAKKSLQEEIEALESRVESIQRVLSDLKVQLYAKFGNNINLEAEDS, encoded by the exons ATGGCCGCCACCATGAAGAAGGCG GCTGCTGAAGATGTCAATGTTACTTTTGAAgatcaacagaaaataaacaagtttgCAAGAAATACTAGCAGGATCACagagctgaaggaagaaatagaagTTAAAAAG AAACAACTTCAGAATTTGGAAGATGCCTGTGATGATATCATGATGCTTGATGATGGTGATTCGCTTCTGATACCGTACCAAATTGGAGATGTCTTCATTAGCCATTCCCAAGAAGAGACACAAGAGATGCTAGAGGAGGCAAAG aaaagtttacAAGAAGAAATTGAAGCATTAGAATCTCGAGTGGAATCAATTCAGAGAGTGTTATCTGACCTGAAAGTTCAGCTCTATGCAAAGTTTGGAAATAACATAAATCTTGAGGCTGAGGACAGTTAA